In the Bacteroidales bacterium genome, one interval contains:
- a CDS encoding T9SS type A sorting domain-containing protein, whose translation IYLIIPKLFIQGNGNTPELELTGYPNPFSENVTLNYNLPETGKVNLKVYNVLGELVNELVNQEQTAGKYTIEFPGKDLPAGMYSFKLDFINQKEIISAILKLIK comes from the coding sequence ATATACCTGATAATTCCAAAGTTATTTATACAGGGCAATGGCAATACGCCTGAACTGGAATTAACCGGTTATCCGAATCCTTTCAGTGAAAATGTTACTTTAAATTATAACTTGCCTGAAACAGGAAAAGTAAACCTGAAGGTATATAATGTGCTGGGAGAACTGGTAAATGAATTGGTAAATCAGGAACAAACAGCAGGAAAATACACCATAGAATTCCCGGGTAAAGATTTACCTGCAGGAATGTATTCTTTTAAACTTGACTTCATAAATCAGAAAGAAATTATTTCCGCAATTTTGAAATTGATTAAATAA